The Nicotiana tabacum cultivar K326 chromosome 14, ASM71507v2, whole genome shotgun sequence genome contains a region encoding:
- the LOC107768747 gene encoding pectinesterase-like: MANKKVVIGGIASILVVACVVAACVTLTQKDETSSTGQVTTSTKSVEAMCQPTPYKQTCEKTLSSAKNVTDPKDFIKVAFEATVTDIKNAIMNTDLIMKAASDPKTKDALHACEELFDLAIEDLRTSVSKLESFDLTKIKDIVDDLKTWLSAVVAYEETCLDAFEKTDGDTGEKMAKLLNTTRELSINGLAMVNSFGEMITQTTGLSRKLLTTDESSFVEASNRKLLQISNAKPNAVVAQDGSGQYKTITDALKAVPKKNTEPFVILIKAGIYKEYVDVEKGMTNVVFIGEGSTKTKITGNKAVKEPGIGSTWHTCTVGVSGEGFVARDIGFENTAGAVKEQAVALRVNADKAVIYNCKIDGYQDTLYAHSGRQFYRDCIITGTIDFVFGDAAAVFQNCKLIVRKPGDGQNCMVTAQGRTTPASKGALVMQNCEIKAEPEFLATKPPIKAFLGRPWKEYSRTIIMQSYIDGFIDPTGWAPWNTTEFGIHTCWYAEYQNRGPGASLDKRISHWRGYQKGISGDVANSFTAGLFINPTDSSFLPKADIPYEAGMMKV, encoded by the exons atggcGAATAAGAAAGTGGTCATTGGTGGAATAGCCTCAATTCTTGTGGTGGCTTGTGTGGTAGCAGCATGTGTTACACTCACACAAAAAGATGAAACTTCATCTACTGGCCAAGTCACAACTTCTACAAAATCAGTAGAAGCTATGTGCCAACCAACCCCTTACAAACAAACTTGTGAAAAAACCCTCTCCTCAGCCAAAAATGTGACTGATCCAAAGGATTTTATTAAAGTGGCATTTGAAGCTACTGTGACTGACATTAAAAATGCAATCATGAACACTGATTTGATCATGAAAGCTGCTAGTGATCCTAAAACCAAAGACGCGCTTCACGCTTGTGAAGAGCTCTttgatcttgccattgaagatcTAAGGACTTCTGTATCGAAATTGGAAAGCTTtgatctaaccaaaattaaggaCATCGTCGATGACCTTAAGACATGGCTTAGCGCTGTGGTTGCTTACGAGGAAACTTGCTTGGACGCTTTTGAAAAAACAGATGGTGATACAGGTGAGAAAATGGCGAAGCTATTGAACACAACTCGGGAGCTAAGTATCAACGGTCTTGCTATGGTCAATAGCTTCGGTGAAATGATCACACAAACCACAGGCCTTAGCCGAAAATTGTTAACTACTGATGAATCTTCGTTTGTTGAGGCTAGTAACCGTAAGCTTCTGCAAATTTCTAACGCAAAGCCTAACGCCGTGGTTGCTCAGGATGGAAGTGGACAATATAAGACCATTACTGATGCACTTAAAGCTGTGCCAAAGAAGAATACAGAGCCATTTGTTATCCTAATTAAGGCTGGTATATACAAAGAATACGTTGACGTCGAAAAAGGCATGACAAATGTTGTGTTTATTGGTGAAGGCTCAACCAAGACCAAAATTACTGGTAATAAGGCCGTAAAGGAACCTGGCATTGGTTCAACTTGGCATACTTGCACTGTTG GTGTGAGTGGAGAAGGTTTCGTGGCTAGGGATATAGGATTCGAGAACACAGCAGGAGCAGTGAAAGAACAAGCAGTTGCACTACGAGTGAATGCTGACAAGGCAGTTATCTACAACTGCAAAATCGATGGTTACCAAGACACACTATACGCACACTCTGGTAGACAGTTTTATCGCGATTGTATCATTACAGGAACCATAGATTTCGTGTTTGGTGATGCAGCTGCCGTATTCCAAAACTGCAAATTAATAGTAAGGAAGCCAGGTGATGGTCAGAATTGCATGGTAACTGCTCAGGGAAGGACCACACCTGCTTCGAAAGGTGCACTCGTTATGCAAAATTGCGAGATCAAAGCAGAACCAGAATTCCTAGCAACAAAACCACCAATTAAGGCATTTCTTGGACGTCCATGGAAGGAATATTCACGAACAATAATCATGCAATCGTATATCGACGGATTCATTGATCCAACAGGGTGGGCGCCATGGAATACAACTGAGTTTGGAATACATACTTGTTGGTACGCTGAGTATCAGAATAGAGGTCCAGGAGCTAGCCTTGACAAAAGAATTAGTCATTGGAGAGGTTACCAGAAGGGAATTTCAGGAGATGTTGCAAATTCATTTACTGCTGGTCTATTTATTAACCCCACAGATAGTAGCTTTCTTCCTAAGGCTGATATTCCCTATGAGGCTGGCATGATGAAGGTGTaa